The following coding sequences lie in one Chryseobacterium culicis genomic window:
- a CDS encoding CusA/CzcA family heavy metal efflux RND transporter, whose protein sequence is MLDKIIKFSIKNKVIIGLMTLVLIIWGTWSATRLPIDAVPDITNNQVQIITVCPTLAGQEVEQLVTFPIEQSIANVPDIQETRSISRFGLSVITVVFKENVDVYFARQLINEQLKNAVEEIPKGVGTPELAPVSTGLGEVYQYILHPKKGSEKKYNAKELRTMQDWIVRRQLNGTPGVAEINSFGGELKQYEVAIDPNRLKAMGTSITEIFTALEKNNQNTGGAYIDKKPNAYFIRGIGLVTSLEDIKNIAVKNETGSVPIFIKDVADVRLGSAVRYGALTYDGKVDAVGGVVMMLKGANSNEVVNNIKAKIPTIQKSLPNDVIIEPFLDRTDLVDRAINTVQKNLVEGALIVIFVLVIFLGNLRAGLIVASAIPLSLLFALGMMNVFGVSANLMSLGAIDFGLIVDGAVIIVEATLHHLGVRKSARALTQSEMDEEVFLSASKIRSSAAFGEIIILIVYIPILTLAGVEGKMFTPMAKTVGFAILGALILSLTYIPMMSALFLSKKISHKETFSDKMMNSLQKIYQPLLQKSIKVKYAIVSATAVVFLISAFIFKNMGGEFIPQLQEGDYAFHCILPQGSSLSQSIETSMQASRIIKQFDEVKMVVGKTGSAEVPTDPMPPEATDMIVVLKPQSEWKTKKSYDELADEISEKLETIPGVFFEKNQPIQMRFNELMTGIRQDVAVKIFGENLDSLAVYADKVGKIIQTVDGATAPQIERVSGLPQINVQYDRTRIANYGLNIEDVNNAVSTAFAGKAAGQVFENERRFDLVVRLDSLHRTDISDVNNLMITSSTGAQIPLSQVANISYKLGPAQISREQGKRRIVIGFNVKDRDVESVVKDIQAKLDKVKLPSGYYFTYGGQFENLQEASKRLMIAVPVSLLLIFMLLYFTFRSFKQAALIFTAIPMSAIGGVFALLIRDMPFSISAGIGFIALFGVAVLNGIVLIGTFNQLEKEGETDILKRVFEGTKTRLRPVLMTATVASLGFLPMAISTGAGAEVQKPLATVVIGGLVTATFLTLFVLPMLYIIFNTKILKRKNNNPGTFTIVLVLGFMMLGQTFKAQSRTVSVEQAVEQAVNNNLTLQSKDLSIKSAEALRATAKELPKLSFEAQLGQYNSPKFDQSFAISQSIPFPTLFKARKDVINENIKSKQIDKEITANELIKQVRTYYYQIEYLQYNKAQLTSLDKYYEEFIRIATVRFKAGDIKKIEISTAETQKGEIDLLLRQNEVFLNNAYKNLKTLMNTSEDLEVPFNKDYVPLKAENVLDSAVVANNPSVRAFYQEMEIAEKNKKVEKSLGLPDFSLGYTNQSLIGLHTINGQENFYNSGKRFQSATVGVAIPLTFGATKARIQALEYDRQVAETNAKMQKKQLAAQLENAFSQYQQDIQQYDYYTSQALPNAEKIVKAAQLGYKTGEISYVEYLFALQTATNIQLKYLESIQQVNQSVVIINSIINK, encoded by the coding sequence GTGTTAGATAAAATCATAAAATTCAGTATTAAAAATAAGGTGATCATTGGGTTGATGACCCTGGTACTGATCATCTGGGGAACGTGGAGTGCCACCAGATTGCCAATAGATGCTGTGCCGGATATCACCAACAATCAGGTGCAGATCATTACCGTATGTCCTACATTGGCGGGACAGGAAGTAGAACAGCTGGTTACGTTTCCCATTGAGCAAAGTATTGCCAATGTTCCCGATATTCAGGAGACAAGAAGTATTTCAAGATTCGGGCTCTCTGTAATTACAGTGGTGTTCAAAGAAAATGTAGATGTGTACTTTGCGAGACAGCTCATTAATGAACAGTTGAAAAACGCAGTGGAAGAAATTCCAAAAGGAGTAGGAACTCCTGAGCTGGCCCCTGTAAGTACTGGTCTTGGAGAAGTATATCAGTATATTCTTCACCCTAAAAAAGGAAGCGAAAAGAAATACAATGCCAAAGAACTCCGAACTATGCAGGACTGGATCGTTCGAAGACAGCTGAACGGAACACCAGGCGTTGCAGAAATCAACAGTTTTGGAGGAGAATTAAAACAATATGAAGTGGCCATTGATCCCAATCGTTTAAAAGCAATGGGAACAAGTATCACTGAAATATTTACTGCGCTTGAAAAAAACAATCAGAATACAGGAGGTGCTTATATTGATAAAAAGCCAAACGCCTATTTCATCCGAGGGATAGGGTTAGTAACCTCCCTTGAAGATATTAAAAACATAGCCGTTAAAAATGAAACAGGAAGCGTTCCGATCTTTATCAAAGATGTCGCTGATGTTCGTTTAGGAAGTGCCGTTCGTTACGGTGCATTAACCTATGACGGAAAAGTAGATGCCGTAGGTGGAGTAGTGATGATGCTAAAAGGAGCGAACAGTAATGAAGTCGTAAACAATATCAAAGCAAAAATTCCTACCATTCAGAAATCTCTTCCCAATGATGTTATCATAGAACCGTTTCTGGACAGAACAGACCTTGTAGACAGAGCCATCAATACGGTACAGAAAAACCTTGTTGAAGGAGCACTGATCGTTATTTTCGTACTTGTAATTTTCCTTGGAAATCTTAGGGCAGGGCTTATCGTGGCTTCTGCTATTCCGCTTTCCTTATTGTTTGCCCTGGGAATGATGAATGTTTTTGGAGTAAGTGCCAACCTGATGAGCCTTGGGGCAATAGATTTCGGATTAATTGTGGATGGTGCGGTAATTATTGTAGAAGCCACCTTGCATCATTTAGGAGTAAGGAAATCTGCCCGTGCATTAACGCAGTCTGAGATGGATGAAGAAGTATTTCTTTCTGCATCAAAGATCAGAAGCAGTGCAGCCTTCGGGGAAATCATTATTCTTATCGTATACATCCCAATTCTTACTTTGGCCGGTGTGGAAGGGAAAATGTTTACTCCAATGGCAAAAACAGTAGGATTTGCCATTTTAGGAGCTTTAATTTTATCCCTGACCTACATTCCAATGATGAGCGCCCTGTTTTTATCTAAGAAAATATCTCACAAAGAAACGTTCTCTGATAAAATGATGAATAGCCTGCAAAAGATTTATCAGCCATTATTACAGAAATCAATAAAAGTGAAATATGCAATTGTTTCAGCAACGGCTGTAGTCTTCCTTATCTCTGCGTTTATTTTTAAAAATATGGGTGGTGAGTTTATTCCTCAGCTACAGGAAGGGGATTATGCATTTCACTGTATTTTACCACAGGGAAGTTCATTGAGCCAGAGTATAGAAACCTCCATGCAGGCATCAAGAATTATCAAACAGTTTGATGAGGTGAAAATGGTAGTCGGGAAAACTGGTTCCGCTGAGGTTCCTACAGACCCGATGCCGCCTGAAGCAACCGATATGATTGTGGTATTGAAACCACAAAGCGAATGGAAAACCAAGAAATCTTATGACGAACTGGCAGATGAGATCAGTGAAAAACTGGAAACGATTCCGGGTGTATTCTTTGAGAAAAACCAGCCTATCCAGATGCGTTTCAATGAATTGATGACGGGGATCAGACAGGATGTTGCTGTAAAGATTTTCGGAGAAAATCTTGATTCATTAGCCGTGTATGCAGATAAGGTGGGAAAAATTATTCAGACAGTAGATGGGGCTACCGCACCTCAGATTGAAAGAGTGAGCGGTCTTCCGCAGATTAATGTTCAATATGACAGAACAAGAATCGCCAATTATGGATTGAATATCGAAGATGTCAACAATGCCGTAAGTACAGCCTTTGCAGGAAAAGCTGCCGGACAGGTTTTTGAAAATGAAAGACGTTTTGATCTCGTAGTCCGTCTGGATAGCCTTCACAGAACCGATATTTCGGATGTAAATAACCTGATGATCACCTCCAGCACCGGAGCACAGATTCCATTGTCACAGGTGGCTAACATAAGTTATAAATTAGGTCCGGCACAGATCAGCCGTGAGCAGGGAAAACGTAGAATAGTTATCGGATTTAATGTAAAAGACCGTGATGTAGAAAGTGTGGTGAAAGATATTCAGGCAAAACTGGATAAGGTGAAACTGCCTTCCGGATATTACTTTACCTATGGTGGACAGTTTGAAAACCTGCAGGAAGCAAGCAAACGTCTGATGATCGCTGTTCCGGTCTCATTGCTTCTTATTTTTATGCTGTTGTATTTTACTTTCCGCTCATTCAAACAGGCTGCATTGATTTTTACCGCGATTCCTATGAGTGCTATCGGTGGAGTATTTGCCCTTTTAATAAGAGATATGCCATTCAGTATCAGTGCAGGAATTGGATTTATTGCCCTTTTTGGAGTGGCAGTACTGAATGGAATTGTTTTGATAGGAACATTCAACCAGTTAGAAAAAGAAGGTGAAACAGATATTCTGAAAAGAGTATTTGAGGGAACAAAAACCAGATTGAGACCTGTATTAATGACCGCTACAGTGGCTTCATTAGGGTTTTTACCGATGGCTATTTCCACAGGAGCCGGAGCAGAAGTACAGAAACCTCTTGCCACAGTAGTGATTGGTGGTCTGGTGACGGCTACCTTCCTTACGCTATTTGTTTTGCCGATGCTGTATATCATTTTTAACACCAAAATTTTGAAAAGAAAAAATAATAATCCGGGAACATTTACAATAGTACTTGTATTAGGATTCATGATGCTGGGACAAACTTTTAAAGCGCAGTCCAGAACGGTTTCTGTAGAACAGGCGGTAGAACAGGCAGTCAATAATAATTTAACCTTACAGTCGAAAGACTTAAGCATTAAGTCTGCAGAAGCATTAAGGGCAACTGCGAAAGAGCTTCCTAAATTAAGCTTTGAAGCTCAGCTGGGACAATACAACAGTCCGAAGTTTGACCAGTCGTTTGCGATTTCACAGAGCATTCCTTTTCCTACCCTTTTTAAAGCAAGAAAAGATGTAATTAATGAGAATATTAAAAGCAAGCAGATTGATAAAGAAATCACAGCGAATGAACTGATAAAACAGGTTCGTACCTATTATTATCAGATTGAATATCTTCAGTATAATAAAGCCCAACTGACCAGTCTGGATAAATATTATGAGGAATTCATCAGAATTGCAACCGTAAGATTCAAAGCGGGTGATATCAAAAAGATTGAAATCAGTACAGCGGAAACCCAGAAAGGAGAAATTGATCTGCTGCTCAGACAAAATGAAGTCTTTCTGAATAACGCCTATAAGAATTTAAAGACTTTGATGAACACTTCAGAAGATCTTGAAGTTCCGTTTAATAAAGATTATGTTCCTTTAAAAGCCGAAAATGTACTCGACAGTGCTGTGGTGGCCAACAATCCGTCTGTAAGAGCTTTTTACCAGGAAATGGAAATTGCTGAGAAAAATAAGAAAGTAGAAAAATCTCTTGGACTCCCTGATTTCAGCTTAGGATATACCAATCAGTCTTTGATAGGCCTTCATACCATCAACGGACAGGAAAATTTTTATAACTCAGGAAAACGTTTTCAGTCGGCAACCGTAGGCGTAGCAATTCCTTTGACCTTTGGAGCAACAAAAGCAAGAATTCAGGCATTGGAATATGACAGACAGGTTGCGGAAACCAATGCCAAAATGCAGAAGAAACAACTTGCTGCTCAATTGGAAAACGCTTTTAGTCAGTACCAGCAGGATATTCAGCAGTATGATTATTATACAAGCCAGGCACTGCCCAATGCAGAGAAAATTGTAAAGGCTGCCCAATTAGGATATAAAACAGGGGAAATTTCTTATGTGGAATATCTTTTTGCCCTGCAAACGGCTACCAATATTCAGTTAAAATATCTGGAATCTATCCAGCAGGTGAATCAATCTGTTGTAATTATCAATTCAATCATTAATAAATAA
- a CDS encoding efflux RND transporter periplasmic adaptor subunit: MKLKYNIIPFILISLLLTSCGKKEAAEEKAPEKTEQKEAAHEEAPQTIASLTEDQMKSVGVALGAVEMKELTSTIKANGLLSVPNSNKATITSLYGGIIKTLNIQVGSIVKKGQVIATIANPEYIQLQEDYLTTNSRITYAEQEYRRQRELFDNDAGAKKNLQSADAELKTLRTKRASLLKQLQMMGISPGKVNNGNMRSGLVITAPISGTISSITAQIGSYVDISSPVATVIDNGSIHLDLQVFEKDLPKMRVGQIVHFKLTNNPETEYDARIYSIGSSFENESKTISMHCEVIGNKSGLIDGMNITGIVSLDKSTTPAVPTEAIVEADGKYFVFVQTDKKVEEEHDEKGKPHPKTLNFEKIEVVKGTSDMGYTAITAVGNIPGNAKIVVKGSFFVNAKLVNSGEHEH; the protein is encoded by the coding sequence ATGAAACTCAAATATAATATCATTCCTTTTATCCTGATTTCACTATTGCTAACAAGTTGTGGAAAAAAAGAAGCTGCAGAAGAAAAAGCTCCTGAAAAAACAGAACAGAAAGAGGCGGCACATGAAGAAGCTCCACAAACGATAGCTTCACTCACGGAAGATCAGATGAAATCTGTAGGAGTAGCTTTAGGAGCCGTAGAAATGAAAGAGCTTACGTCCACCATTAAAGCAAATGGATTGCTGAGTGTTCCCAACAGTAATAAAGCAACCATTACTTCCCTGTATGGAGGTATCATCAAGACCTTAAATATTCAGGTAGGAAGTATTGTGAAAAAAGGACAGGTGATTGCTACCATTGCCAATCCGGAATACATTCAGCTTCAGGAAGATTATCTGACTACCAACAGCCGGATAACATATGCAGAACAGGAATACAGGAGACAAAGAGAACTCTTTGATAATGATGCAGGAGCCAAGAAAAACCTTCAAAGTGCTGATGCTGAATTGAAAACATTAAGAACAAAAAGAGCTTCCCTGTTAAAACAGCTTCAGATGATGGGAATAAGCCCTGGGAAAGTAAACAATGGAAATATGCGATCAGGTTTGGTTATCACAGCACCTATCAGTGGTACGATCAGCAGTATCACAGCACAGATTGGAAGCTATGTAGATATTTCTTCTCCTGTTGCAACCGTAATTGATAACGGTTCCATTCATCTCGATCTTCAGGTGTTTGAAAAAGATCTTCCTAAAATGAGAGTAGGGCAGATTGTTCATTTTAAACTGACCAATAATCCGGAAACAGAATATGATGCGAGAATTTACAGTATAGGTTCTTCTTTTGAAAATGAAAGCAAAACCATCTCTATGCATTGCGAAGTAATCGGAAATAAATCCGGTCTGATCGATGGAATGAATATCACCGGAATTGTAAGCCTTGATAAAAGTACAACCCCTGCAGTTCCTACCGAAGCCATTGTAGAAGCAGATGGTAAATACTTCGTATTTGTTCAGACTGATAAAAAAGTAGAGGAAGAACATGATGAAAAAGGAAAACCCCATCCGAAAACTTTAAACTTTGAAAAAATAGAAGTGGTAAAAGGAACTTCTGATATGGGATATACGGCAATAACTGCGGTAGGAAATATTCCAGGCAATGCAAAAATTGTAGTGAAAGGATCCTTTTTTGTGAATGCGAAACTGGTGAATTCAGGAGAACACGAGCATTAA
- a CDS encoding methyltransferase family protein, with the protein MALKEELEKQGNWLFKHRSILPIGILFIGLIAFIETNLQKKTLDCIIYYEFFYLLVSLVGLGIRIYTVGHNPKNTSGRNTADGQVADTLNTTGIYSIVRNPLYLGNFFMWLGPALMTENIWFIISFILFYWIYYERIIFAEEQFLERKFGNNYRVWADKVPVFIPKLEMFTGNSLSFSIKKVIKKEKNGLFAIFLIFMVFDLIGEWIKEHSHYNMIFMIGCLVTMLMYIVLKIIKTRTSYLENNR; encoded by the coding sequence ATGGCTTTAAAAGAAGAACTTGAAAAACAGGGAAATTGGTTATTTAAACACCGAAGTATCCTGCCAATAGGTATTTTATTCATAGGGTTAATTGCTTTTATTGAAACCAATCTGCAGAAAAAAACATTGGACTGTATAATCTATTATGAATTTTTCTATCTGCTGGTGAGTCTTGTAGGTTTAGGAATCAGAATATATACGGTAGGGCATAATCCCAAAAATACCTCAGGCAGAAATACAGCTGATGGTCAGGTTGCAGATACCCTCAATACTACAGGAATATATAGTATCGTAAGAAATCCACTGTATCTGGGGAATTTTTTCATGTGGCTGGGGCCTGCACTCATGACAGAAAATATATGGTTTATTATATCCTTTATTCTTTTCTATTGGATCTATTATGAAAGGATCATATTTGCTGAAGAACAGTTCCTTGAAAGAAAATTTGGAAATAATTATAGAGTCTGGGCAGATAAAGTGCCGGTTTTTATTCCTAAATTAGAGATGTTTACTGGTAATAGTTTATCATTCAGTATAAAAAAGGTAATAAAGAAAGAGAAAAATGGACTTTTCGCGATTTTTTTAATTTTTATGGTTTTTGATTTAATTGGAGAGTGGATTAAAGAGCACAGTCATTATAATATGATTTTTATGATTGGCTGTCTTGTAACCATGCTCATGTATATCGTTCTTAAAATAATTAAAACAAGAACATCTTATCTGGAAAATAACAGGTGA
- a CDS encoding bestrophin family protein, giving the protein MLLNKKISVWYFIREIKSQILFIGIFAVAIGILDMLPWFRKISLPLNIPALLGTAVSLLLAFRTSQSYERWWEARTVWGAVVNDSRTFVRLIIQFMPAGEDKTVKDFAERQIIWTYALGEALRKLPFSEKVQQYLDQHKIKAVNIPNAILDEHSRQLKEIAASKGLTDFQQMQLNDIITRLCDSMGKCERLKNTVFPRSYSVLVHILIYVFAAILPFGLDDSQLAVEIAITFLVPVTFIAIEKTSIIMQDPFENGPVDTPMTSLAQTIEINIRQMIGEQNVPPKKENTSYYEM; this is encoded by the coding sequence ATGTTATTAAACAAAAAAATATCAGTCTGGTATTTCATCCGTGAAATAAAAAGCCAAATCCTGTTTATCGGAATATTCGCCGTAGCCATCGGTATTTTGGATATGTTGCCATGGTTTCGTAAAATTTCACTGCCTTTGAATATTCCGGCATTGCTGGGAACGGCAGTATCTTTACTGCTGGCCTTTCGTACTTCCCAGTCCTACGAAAGATGGTGGGAAGCCAGAACTGTTTGGGGAGCTGTAGTAAATGATTCCCGGACTTTTGTAAGGTTAATCATCCAGTTTATGCCGGCGGGAGAAGATAAAACAGTAAAAGATTTTGCCGAAAGACAAATCATCTGGACTTACGCGTTGGGAGAAGCCCTCAGAAAATTGCCATTCTCTGAAAAAGTTCAGCAATATCTCGATCAGCATAAGATAAAAGCAGTTAATATTCCCAATGCTATTCTGGATGAACACTCCAGACAATTAAAAGAAATTGCCGCTTCCAAAGGACTGACCGATTTTCAGCAGATGCAGCTGAATGATATCATTACAAGACTTTGCGACAGTATGGGAAAATGTGAGAGGCTAAAGAATACGGTTTTTCCACGTTCTTATAGTGTTTTAGTTCATATCCTGATCTATGTTTTTGCAGCGATACTTCCATTTGGACTTGATGATTCACAGCTGGCAGTTGAAATTGCGATTACTTTCCTGGTGCCGGTAACATTCATTGCGATTGAAAAAACATCAATCATCATGCAGGATCCCTTTGAAAATGGTCCCGTAGATACACCAATGACTTCTCTGGCGCAGACCATAGAAATCAATATCAGACAAATGATTGGTGAGCAGAATGTTCCCCCTAAAAAAGAAAACACATCCTATTATGAAATGTAA
- a CDS encoding cation diffusion facilitator family transporter has product MENTPTQTFSAGSRHKKNLLIVICLSGTYLIAEVIGGIVTNSLALLADAAHMLTDVVGLLLAFIAIKIGERKADPSRTYGYYRTEILAAVINAVVLLGISIYVLFEAYKRFQNPPEVQSKSMLIVAGIGLIVNIVGMMILRKDSEGSLNMKGAYFEVLSDMLTSVGVMIAGVIMLTTGWYYADPLISAAIGLLIFPRTWRLLKEAINVLLEGTPKDVDIHELRKSLEQTPGVKNIHDLHVWSLTSSVNAMSAHVVKETAYAQNQLLKTLTDTTVNNFKISHTTFQIEEEGYEENEVHL; this is encoded by the coding sequence ATGGAAAACACACCAACACAAACCTTTTCTGCAGGAAGCAGACATAAAAAGAACCTCCTGATCGTTATTTGCCTTAGTGGGACCTATCTCATTGCTGAGGTGATAGGAGGAATTGTTACCAACAGCCTTGCGTTACTGGCAGATGCAGCGCATATGCTGACAGATGTGGTAGGATTGTTGCTGGCATTTATAGCCATCAAAATAGGAGAAAGAAAAGCAGATCCTTCCCGAACATACGGATATTACAGGACTGAAATACTCGCAGCAGTTATCAATGCCGTTGTGCTGCTGGGGATTTCGATCTATGTTTTGTTTGAAGCTTACAAGCGGTTTCAAAATCCGCCGGAAGTACAAAGTAAATCAATGCTGATTGTAGCAGGAATCGGATTGATCGTTAATATTGTCGGAATGATGATTCTGAGAAAAGACTCGGAAGGCAGCTTAAATATGAAAGGCGCTTATTTTGAAGTCCTTTCAGATATGCTTACTTCAGTAGGAGTGATGATTGCAGGAGTAATTATGCTGACAACAGGCTGGTACTATGCCGATCCGCTGATCTCAGCCGCAATTGGATTGCTGATCTTCCCAAGAACATGGAGACTGTTGAAAGAAGCCATTAATGTCTTGCTTGAAGGAACTCCTAAAGATGTGGATATTCATGAACTTCGTAAATCTCTGGAACAAACTCCGGGAGTGAAAAATATTCATGATCTGCACGTATGGTCACTGACATCAAGCGTAAATGCCATGAGTGCTCATGTGGTAAAAGAAACGGCATATGCTCAGAATCAATTATTAAAAACATTGACAGACACTACTGTTAATAATTTTAAAATCAGTCATACAACTTTTCAGATAGAAGAGGAAGGCTATGAAGAAAATGAAGTACATCTGTAA
- a CDS encoding Fur family transcriptional regulator: MKKDIEHKLIDKNTKPTSMRILVYDFLSSQEAALSLSEIENHFENADRITIYRTLKTFEEKGIVHSIQENTTTKYKLCEDDCDEKTHKDWHLHFYCKICKRTTCKEDISFPENMQTNFRIDEIRLFAKGICENCLESLQ; the protein is encoded by the coding sequence ATGAAAAAAGATATAGAACACAAACTCATTGATAAGAATACCAAACCCACAAGCATGAGGATTTTGGTGTATGATTTCTTAAGCTCTCAGGAAGCAGCCTTATCTCTTTCTGAAATAGAAAATCATTTTGAAAATGCTGACAGAATCACCATCTACAGAACATTGAAGACCTTTGAAGAAAAAGGAATTGTTCACAGCATTCAGGAAAATACCACCACAAAATACAAGTTATGTGAAGACGACTGTGACGAAAAAACACATAAAGACTGGCACCTTCATTTTTATTGTAAAATATGTAAGCGGACAACCTGCAAAGAAGATATTTCCTTCCCTGAAAACATGCAGACCAACTTCAGGATTGATGAAATAAGATTGTTTGCCAAAGGAATCTGCGAAAATTGTCTCGAAAGTTTGCAATAG
- a CDS encoding heavy metal translocating P-type ATPase, whose translation MSIATIGAFAIGEYPEGVAVMLFYAVGEVFQSMAVTRAKGNIKALLDQRPDEVTVMENNQPKTIKAKETKIGDVIQLKPGEKLALDGELLSDSASFNTAALTGESKPDTKNKGEVVLAGMINMNSIALVKVNTAYEDSKLSKILELVQNATAQKAPTELFIRKFAKVYTPIVVFLAIGICLLPYFFVSDYQFRDWLYRALIFLVISCPCALVISIPLGYFGGIGAASRNGILFKGSNFLDSIAEIQNVVMDKTGTMTEGVFKVQEVSMTSEFNKEEILQMVNVLESKSTHPVATAIHNYVGEINHSIPLENVEEIAGHGLKATINGKELLVGNFKLMDKFNINYDLNHANIVYTVIAVAYDKKFAGYITIADSIKEDAKETVDNLHKMNVKATMLSGDKSTVVKYVADQLGIDNAFGDLLPEDKVNKVKEIKARKQTVAFVGDGVNDAPVVALSDVGIAMGGLGSDATIETADVVIQDDKPSKIPMAINIGKQTKKIVWQNIILAFAVKAVVLILGAGGLATMWEAVFADVGVALLAILNAVRIQRMKF comes from the coding sequence ATGAGCATTGCAACTATTGGAGCTTTTGCCATCGGAGAATACCCGGAAGGAGTAGCGGTAATGCTCTTTTATGCTGTAGGAGAAGTATTTCAGTCTATGGCGGTTACCAGAGCCAAAGGAAATATAAAAGCCTTATTGGATCAGCGTCCTGATGAGGTAACGGTTATGGAAAATAATCAACCTAAAACAATAAAAGCAAAAGAAACTAAAATAGGAGATGTCATTCAGCTGAAACCAGGTGAAAAACTGGCTTTGGATGGTGAGCTGCTTTCTGATTCAGCTTCATTCAATACGGCAGCTTTAACAGGAGAAAGTAAACCCGATACTAAAAATAAAGGTGAAGTTGTTCTTGCAGGGATGATCAATATGAACAGTATTGCTTTAGTAAAAGTAAATACTGCCTATGAAGACAGTAAACTGAGTAAAATTCTGGAGCTGGTTCAAAATGCCACAGCACAAAAAGCTCCTACAGAACTATTCATCAGAAAATTTGCTAAAGTATATACCCCTATCGTAGTATTTCTTGCCATAGGAATCTGTTTACTGCCTTATTTCTTTGTGAGTGACTATCAGTTCAGGGACTGGCTGTACAGAGCATTGATTTTCCTTGTGATTTCTTGTCCTTGTGCCTTGGTGATTTCTATTCCGTTAGGATATTTCGGAGGAATCGGAGCAGCAAGCCGAAACGGGATTTTATTCAAAGGAAGTAATTTCTTAGACAGCATAGCAGAGATTCAGAATGTAGTGATGGATAAAACAGGAACAATGACAGAAGGGGTATTCAAAGTTCAGGAAGTAAGCATGACTTCTGAATTTAACAAAGAGGAAATCCTTCAGATGGTCAATGTTCTCGAAAGTAAAAGTACACACCCTGTTGCAACAGCTATTCACAATTATGTAGGAGAAATTAATCATTCCATTCCTTTAGAAAATGTAGAAGAAATTGCTGGCCACGGACTAAAAGCAACGATTAACGGAAAAGAACTTCTGGTAGGGAACTTTAAACTGATGGATAAATTTAATATCAATTATGATCTTAACCATGCTAATATTGTGTACACGGTCATTGCAGTAGCTTATGACAAAAAGTTTGCAGGATACATAACGATTGCAGACAGCATAAAAGAGGATGCCAAAGAAACAGTAGACAATCTGCATAAAATGAATGTAAAAGCTACAATGCTGAGCGGTGATAAAAGTACCGTTGTGAAGTATGTAGCAGATCAGCTGGGCATAGACAATGCATTCGGAGACCTTTTGCCCGAAGATAAAGTCAATAAGGTTAAAGAAATTAAAGCCAGAAAACAAACCGTAGCTTTCGTAGGAGACGGAGTGAATGATGCCCCTGTTGTTGCTTTAAGTGATGTGGGAATTGCAATGGGAGGATTAGGAAGTGATGCTACCATTGAAACGGCAGATGTAGTCATTCAGGATGACAAACCCAGCAAAATCCCAATGGCAATCAATATCGGAAAGCAAACGAAAAAAATCGTTTGGCAGAATATAATCCTTGCTTTTGCCGTAAAAGCAGTGGTTTTAATCCTGGGTGCCGGAGGACTGGCTACTATGTGGGAAGCTGTTTTCGCCGATGTAGGAGTTGCCTTGCTGGCTATTTTAAATGCGGTAAGAATTCAAAGAATGAAATTTTAA
- a CDS encoding YHS domain-containing protein: MKSPLILTAMLSISLLSCAKETPQVKHASHMDSSGKKIENVQIVNEVDPICHMETAGSLKDTAVYKNKTYGFCSVYCKDEFKKSPEKYAQK, encoded by the coding sequence ATGAAATCTCCTCTTATTTTGACGGCAATGCTGTCAATATCATTATTGTCGTGTGCCAAGGAAACGCCTCAGGTAAAGCATGCAAGCCACATGGATTCTTCCGGAAAGAAAATAGAAAATGTACAGATCGTAAATGAAGTAGACCCGATTTGCCACATGGAAACGGCCGGATCTCTGAAAGATACAGCGGTATATAAAAATAAAACGTACGGTTTTTGTAGTGTTTACTGCAAAGATGAATTCAAAAAAAGCCCTGAGAAATATGCCCAAAAATAA